One Pseudochaenichthys georgianus chromosome 7, fPseGeo1.2, whole genome shotgun sequence DNA segment encodes these proteins:
- the LOC117450081 gene encoding uncharacterized protein: MEGTEETTIKWRTASDPKKAGWLFSQDLLYSDRESNSLFLSMDIRKDKEEQDQTLVKFYKRDNVRWTSPLLCKLQGDVATGSGVDRHMMSTVIFKLMSGFHINLGSAAITKVFEGEPDHLTPSVSDGLLDNDMFAVAGRMIGHTFLHGGPSFTGLSPAIVHILFGGSLETTPLTLQDCPDLDIRDTVKMLEGDAKFKDIDAVHQLCLSWELPAPNATNRKWLSEKLLLHAVIERTRPQINQFQKGLKETGLWSLLIHRRDVIPILFPRESEAQVTPQMILDCIIWPSSITFIFESYRVEDDDEADVVDVCRVSGFLKTFIENASSAELKSLMKFWMGWEVPATEMRVEIVEAPLPTALTCFENLRLPRHYTLYKTFDEDLCACISTSYSGFGCI; encoded by the exons ATGGAAGGAACAGAAGAAACAACCATAA AATGGAGAACAGCGTCAGATCCTAAAAAAGCTGGTTGGCTATTTTCTCAAGACCTTCTCTACAGCGACAGAGAATCCAACAGCCTCTTTCTGAGCATGGACATCCGAAAAGACAAGGAGGAGCAGGACCAAACGTTAGTCAAGTTCTACAAAAGAGACAATGTTCGATGGACTTCGCCGCTTCTTTGCAAACTTCAAG GTGATGTTGCAACAGGAAGTGGGGTCGACCGTCACATGATGTCAACCGTTATCTTCAAGCTAATGAGTGGATTCCATATCAACTTAG GAAGTGCAGCCATCACAAAAGTATTTGAAGGTGAGCCCGACCACCTCACCCCCTCAGTTTCAGATGGACTGCTGGATAACGACATGTTCGCAGTGGCGGGGCGGATGATCGGCCACACCTTCCTGCACGGCGGCCCGAGTTTCACCGGACTCAGCCCAGCCATTGTTCACATCCTCTTTGGAGGGTCGCTGGAGACCactcctctgacactgcaggacTGCCCTGACCTTGATATTCGAGACACTGTGAAAATG CTTGAAGGAGATGCCAAGTTCAAAGATATTGACGCCGTCCATCAGCTCTGCCTGTCGTGGGAGCTGCCAGCACCGAACGCCACCAACAGGAAATGGCTGTCTGAAAAGCTTCTCCTGCATGCT GTCATCGAGCGAACGAGGCCTCAAATCAATCAGTTCCAAAAAGGCTTAAAAGAGACAGGACTGTGGTCGCTTCTCATTCACAGAAGAGATGTAATCCCAATCCTGTTCCCCAGAGAATCAGAAGCACAGGTCACACCTCAG ATGATCTTGGATTGCATCATCTGGCCTTCATCTATAACTTTCATCTTTGAGAGCTACAGAGTCGAGGACGATGACGAAGCCGATGTCGTGGATGTATGTCGAGTATCTGGGTTCTTGAAAACATTCATTGAAAATG CATCTTCCGCTGAGCTTAAGAGCCTCATGAAGTTCTGGATGGGATGGGAGGTGCCGGCCACAGAGATGAGAGTGGAAATAGTCGAGGCCCCTCTCCCGACAGCTTTAACTTGTTTTGAGAATCTGAGGCTCCCTAGGCATTACACCTTGTACAAAACATTTGATGAGGACTTGTGCGCATGCATATCAACCAGTTACAGTGGGTTTGGTTGTATCTGA